One genomic window of Ruficoccus amylovorans includes the following:
- a CDS encoding nucleoside hydrolase produces the protein MIKAPVQIILDTDMGNDIDDALALAMLHAFQSRGECELIGVVVSKDNPYAPAFVDLFNTFYGYGHIPVGKVRDGVTPLPEKGNFIEEVVGLKGEDGTAMFSTTVPSQSGYPDAVSVLRSRLAAAEDRSVVIVMIGFSTNLAHLFKSGEDEFSALDGLELFARKVKHVVMMAADFSESVQANLSMKNREYNIRCDVASACSFIGACPRPIYFSGLEIGLQVLYPAASLVHDFNWCAEHPLVHAYGRYLPMPYDRPTWDLTAVLYAVRPEQGYFGLSRPGIARIDREGIVRFEERSDGQHFHLTLDERQRERVCEVQKQLVSQPVRSVLSSAFA, from the coding sequence ATGATAAAAGCCCCGGTGCAAATAATTCTCGATACCGACATGGGTAACGACATCGACGACGCTCTGGCGTTGGCCATGCTGCACGCATTCCAGAGCAGGGGAGAGTGCGAGCTTATCGGTGTAGTGGTCAGCAAGGACAACCCTTATGCGCCAGCGTTCGTTGACCTCTTTAACACATTTTATGGTTACGGTCACATCCCTGTCGGGAAGGTGCGTGACGGGGTGACTCCGCTGCCGGAGAAGGGAAATTTCATCGAGGAAGTTGTCGGCCTCAAGGGCGAAGACGGCACGGCGATGTTTTCCACCACGGTTCCCTCCCAGAGTGGTTACCCGGATGCCGTGAGCGTTTTGCGCTCTCGTCTGGCGGCGGCGGAAGACCGGTCCGTGGTCATTGTGATGATCGGTTTTTCGACCAACCTTGCACATCTTTTCAAAAGCGGGGAGGACGAGTTCAGCGCGCTTGACGGGCTGGAGCTTTTTGCTCGCAAGGTAAAGCATGTCGTCATGATGGCAGCGGATTTTTCCGAGTCTGTGCAGGCCAACCTCAGCATGAAAAACCGGGAGTACAATATCCGCTGTGATGTGGCCAGTGCCTGCTCGTTTATTGGAGCCTGCCCCCGCCCGATTTACTTCTCCGGCCTCGAAATCGGCTTACAGGTGCTGTATCCGGCGGCATCGCTGGTACATGATTTCAACTGGTGTGCGGAGCATCCGCTCGTGCACGCCTATGGACGTTACTTGCCCATGCCCTACGATCGTCCCACCTGGGACTTGACTGCGGTGCTCTACGCGGTGCGCCCCGAGCAGGGGTACTTCGGGCTCTCCCGTCCGGGGATCGCCCGGATTGACCGGGAGGGGATTGTTCGTTTTGAGGAGCGCAGCGACGGTCAGCATTTTCACCTGACCCTGGACGAACGTCAGCGCGAGCGCGTCTGCGAAGTCCAGAAGCAACTGGTCTCGCAGCCTGTCCGCTCTGTCCTTTCTTCCGCCTTTGCCTGA
- a CDS encoding AraC family transcriptional regulator — translation MLRYLACGQRNFKNDVDPLAVRYSWEFYAILKGKGAPLIEGTTPLEPRGNCLWLMRPGIVYQWTTRPSRITRFAFHFSYVPEPLRNMFDDQDWLCRDLDEKEADTIRQLADDLLPHYHNPTELLDLHGNKALLTLSLYFLDDCNFKRQRPIFRREYERVRRAEEWYLDHIRQRPTMEQVAEQAGVSTSQMRRDFQTMYNVSPLVVFRRLRLYEATRLLMNTDLKIDNIYPLAGFSNAVDFHRNFKREYGLSPYQWRRRLTTYKADSSSWYFGQSSPGAPISLANKSRSKDPFSKDHK, via the coding sequence ATGTTACGGTACTTAGCCTGCGGTCAGCGAAATTTCAAAAACGACGTGGACCCGCTGGCCGTACGCTACAGTTGGGAATTCTACGCCATCCTCAAGGGCAAGGGCGCTCCCTTGATAGAGGGCACCACCCCGCTGGAGCCACGCGGGAATTGCCTCTGGCTCATGCGTCCGGGAATCGTTTACCAGTGGACGACCCGCCCCTCACGCATTACCCGTTTCGCTTTTCACTTCAGCTACGTTCCCGAGCCGCTGCGTAACATGTTCGATGACCAGGACTGGCTCTGCCGCGATCTCGATGAAAAGGAGGCCGACACCATCCGGCAACTCGCCGACGACCTGCTGCCGCACTACCATAACCCGACCGAATTACTCGACCTGCACGGTAACAAGGCTCTCCTGACCCTGTCCCTCTACTTTCTGGACGATTGCAACTTCAAGCGCCAACGCCCGATCTTCCGTCGTGAGTACGAGCGTGTACGCCGGGCCGAAGAGTGGTACCTCGATCACATCCGCCAGCGTCCGACCATGGAGCAGGTCGCCGAGCAGGCCGGGGTCTCCACCAGCCAAATGCGCCGAGATTTCCAAACCATGTACAATGTCTCCCCGCTGGTGGTCTTCCGGCGACTTCGCCTGTATGAAGCGACCCGCCTGCTCATGAACACCGACCTGAAGATCGACAATATCTATCCGCTGGCAGGCTTCTCCAACGCCGTGGATTTCCACCGCAACTTCAAGCGCGAGTATGGCCTTTCCCCCTATCAGTGGCGGCGACGGCTGACCACCTATAAGGCGGACTCCTCCTCATGGTATTTCGGCCAGAGCTCGCCCGGTGCCCCCATCAGCCTGGCCAACAAATCCCGCTCAAAAGATCCGTTCTCCAAGGACCACAAATAA
- a CDS encoding glycoside hydrolase family 36 protein, protein MNRRLTLNGLLIERVTHESGKTELHLCPAEAESRKVEHRKSITGRPECKVIKPIVEVPDSMVQLKLASDHLQVNFTGGMTMQDSASVENLAFVGEEVGATGIVTRFQDERHGLVVEQHLEAGPVEGTLLAWSTVINQGESPLTLEMLSSFVLSGITPFVSDDAPGRLKVHRFRSWWSNEGRLCSESVEALHLERSWSGFNLVSERFGQVGTMPVRKFFPFVAVEDTGAGVLWGAQLAWAGSWQMEVSRRGDQLSLSGGLADYEFGHWKKVLQPGERMSTPVAHLACVQGELSDLTGKLVRMQELLLPEPPPSEADLPVIFNEWCTNWGSPSHDKTLALARRLLGTGIRYLVIDDGWAVRPAEATMQSNGDWIVDRQKFPDGIGATCRQLREMGFTPGIWFEFEVCNPGSKAFEESAHHLQREGKPLRVGSRRFWNLNDAWVQDYLGKKLIDFLNENQLGYLKVDYNDTIGIGCDHPDSIGEGLRQHVNGIHATFKRIRESVKDLVIENCSSGGHRLEPSMMALTSMSSFSDAHESRNIPVIARQMHYLIPPRQSQIWAVLYPEDDDQRLIYSLTAALYGRMCLSGPVHDLSDGQMDLIKEAVAFYQSAAPIIKDGHTRFLGQTPDNWNNPTGWQGIWREDEKGERALLVVHAFDGLPEEELVIELPASACRTLALSLADTSCGEPVLTGGRLILPNGPAYRGYAFLFGK, encoded by the coding sequence ATGAATAGACGCCTGACCTTAAACGGCCTGCTGATTGAGCGGGTCACCCACGAATCCGGGAAGACCGAATTGCACCTGTGCCCGGCCGAGGCGGAAAGCCGGAAGGTCGAACATCGCAAGAGCATCACGGGGCGACCCGAATGCAAGGTCATCAAACCGATTGTGGAGGTGCCGGACAGCATGGTGCAACTCAAGCTGGCAAGCGACCACTTGCAGGTCAACTTCACGGGCGGAATGACCATGCAGGACAGCGCCAGCGTGGAGAATCTGGCCTTTGTGGGGGAGGAGGTCGGGGCGACTGGCATCGTCACGCGTTTTCAGGATGAGCGGCATGGGCTGGTGGTCGAGCAACACCTCGAAGCGGGTCCCGTCGAGGGTACCTTGCTCGCCTGGAGCACCGTTATCAATCAAGGCGAAAGCCCGCTCACGCTCGAAATGCTGTCGAGCTTTGTATTGTCCGGTATCACGCCTTTTGTCAGCGACGATGCGCCCGGGCGCTTGAAAGTCCATCGTTTCCGCTCCTGGTGGAGCAATGAAGGCCGCTTGTGCAGTGAATCGGTGGAGGCTCTTCACCTGGAGCGCAGTTGGTCGGGGTTCAACCTGGTTTCGGAGCGCTTCGGCCAGGTTGGCACGATGCCGGTTCGGAAGTTCTTCCCCTTCGTCGCGGTTGAAGACACCGGGGCGGGGGTGCTCTGGGGGGCGCAACTGGCCTGGGCCGGCTCCTGGCAGATGGAGGTCTCCCGACGCGGTGACCAACTGTCCCTCTCCGGCGGGCTGGCGGACTACGAGTTCGGGCACTGGAAAAAAGTTCTCCAGCCCGGAGAGCGAATGAGCACACCGGTCGCACATCTGGCCTGCGTGCAGGGCGAACTAAGCGACCTGACCGGTAAGCTGGTACGGATGCAGGAGCTGCTGCTGCCAGAGCCTCCGCCCTCCGAGGCGGATTTGCCCGTGATTTTTAATGAATGGTGCACGAACTGGGGCTCGCCCAGCCATGACAAGACCCTGGCGCTGGCTCGGCGACTGCTCGGCACTGGCATCCGCTACCTGGTCATCGACGACGGCTGGGCGGTGCGCCCGGCCGAAGCGACCATGCAGTCGAATGGCGACTGGATCGTGGACAGGCAGAAGTTTCCCGACGGCATCGGGGCGACCTGCCGGCAATTACGTGAGATGGGATTCACGCCCGGCATCTGGTTCGAGTTCGAGGTCTGCAACCCCGGCTCGAAAGCATTTGAGGAAAGCGCCCATCATTTGCAGCGCGAGGGCAAGCCACTCCGGGTTGGCAGCCGCCGTTTCTGGAATCTCAACGATGCCTGGGTGCAGGACTATCTGGGGAAAAAACTTATCGACTTCCTCAACGAGAACCAACTGGGGTATTTGAAGGTCGATTACAACGATACCATCGGTATCGGTTGCGACCATCCGGACTCAATCGGCGAAGGCTTGCGGCAGCACGTGAACGGCATTCATGCCACTTTTAAGCGAATTCGCGAATCCGTCAAAGACCTGGTGATTGAGAACTGCTCCTCGGGGGGACACCGGCTGGAGCCTTCCATGATGGCGCTCACCAGCATGAGCTCTTTCTCGGACGCGCACGAGTCCCGCAACATCCCGGTGATCGCGCGGCAGATGCACTACCTTATCCCGCCCCGCCAATCCCAGATCTGGGCAGTGTTGTACCCGGAGGACGACGACCAGCGTTTGATCTACTCGCTAACGGCTGCGCTCTACGGGAGGATGTGTCTTTCGGGACCGGTCCATGATTTGTCGGATGGGCAGATGGACCTGATTAAGGAGGCGGTGGCCTTCTACCAGTCGGCTGCCCCGATTATCAAGGACGGGCATACCCGCTTCCTCGGCCAGACGCCCGATAACTGGAATAATCCGACGGGTTGGCAGGGCATCTGGCGCGAAGATGAAAAGGGCGAACGCGCCCTGCTGGTTGTGCATGCCTTTGACGGTCTGCCGGAGGAAGAACTCGTAATCGAACTCCCCGCGAGCGCCTGCCGGACGCTGGCCCTCAGCCTCGCTGACACCAGTTGTGGCGAACCGGTTTTGACAGGCGGAAGGCTGATTCTGCCAAACGGTCCCGCCTACCGGGGGTACGCTTTCCTCTTTGGAAAATAG
- a CDS encoding BNR repeat-containing protein, translated as MNFSHAGPVVDSDESKPTPPQLLDAQELDNVWSGHRVGFYLLTVPPYQYVAYYDADRQMTIAQRRLDSSDWTYKRLPSKLGWDSHNYIVMALDKEGYIHVSGNMHVNPLVYFRSTQPYDVTTLEAAPMTGRDEQRVTYPRFMKNADGDLVFYYRDGSSGNGVNYYNIYDTDTQKWKRLIDRSILDGESMMNAYPLGPTLGPDGYYHMSWVWRDTVDCETNHDLSYARSRDLVHWETAAGEPLKLPLTIETPGLIVDPIPVEGGIINGSGKIGFDSKGRVVLTYHKFDEQGNTQLYHARWEDDHWQFYQTSDWDYRWYFSGGGSIESTDVRHGSVAPAGKGLLKEQISHVKYPSGEYLLSEEDFSVVDILKPDPAEQAFYRKLYRVESDFPGMKTVRAYDQGEDLNPGEKYILQWETLPPNRDVARPKPWPEPSPLRLFKVSVDENP; from the coding sequence ATGAATTTCAGTCATGCTGGCCCAGTTGTGGACAGTGACGAATCCAAGCCTACTCCGCCCCAACTGCTCGATGCGCAGGAGCTTGACAATGTTTGGTCGGGGCATCGGGTTGGCTTTTACCTGCTGACGGTTCCTCCGTACCAGTACGTGGCCTATTACGACGCTGACCGGCAGATGACGATTGCTCAGCGGCGACTGGATTCCTCGGATTGGACCTATAAGAGGCTCCCCTCGAAGCTCGGATGGGATAGCCATAACTACATCGTCATGGCCCTCGACAAGGAGGGGTACATACACGTCAGCGGCAACATGCATGTCAACCCGCTGGTCTATTTCCGCTCCACACAGCCTTACGACGTCACGACGCTGGAGGCGGCTCCCATGACCGGCCGGGACGAGCAGCGAGTGACCTATCCGCGTTTCATGAAAAACGCGGACGGCGATCTTGTCTTTTATTACCGCGATGGTTCCAGCGGTAACGGCGTGAACTACTATAACATTTATGATACGGACACCCAAAAGTGGAAACGCCTGATAGACCGTTCCATTCTCGACGGCGAATCTATGATGAACGCCTATCCCCTGGGACCGACCTTGGGGCCGGACGGCTACTACCATATGTCCTGGGTATGGCGCGACACCGTTGACTGCGAGACTAACCACGACCTTTCCTATGCGCGCAGCCGCGATCTCGTCCATTGGGAAACGGCCGCGGGCGAGCCGCTGAAGCTACCCCTGACCATTGAAACTCCCGGCCTCATCGTGGACCCGATCCCGGTCGAGGGTGGGATCATCAACGGCTCGGGGAAGATCGGCTTCGACTCAAAGGGAAGGGTGGTCCTCACCTACCACAAGTTCGACGAGCAGGGCAACACGCAGCTCTACCATGCCCGTTGGGAGGATGACCACTGGCAGTTTTATCAGACCTCGGACTGGGACTACCGCTGGTATTTCAGCGGCGGCGGCTCCATCGAAAGCACGGATGTGCGTCACGGCAGTGTGGCTCCGGCCGGCAAGGGGCTGCTGAAAGAGCAGATCAGCCACGTCAAGTATCCCAGTGGCGAGTACCTGCTGAGTGAAGAAGACTTTTCAGTGGTTGATATCCTCAAGCCGGACCCGGCAGAGCAAGCCTTTTACCGGAAGTTGTACCGGGTCGAGTCGGACTTCCCCGGGATGAAGACGGTCCGCGCCTATGATCAGGGCGAGGATCTCAATCCGGGTGAAAAATACATCCTGCAGTGGGAAACGCTACCGCCGAATCGCGACGTCGCCCGCCCCAAGCCGTGGCCGGAACCGTCGCCGCTGCGCCTGTTCAAAGTCAGTGTGGATGAAAATCCTTGA
- a CDS encoding type II secretion system protein: MMKIPRIENDSHPLDRNAPSGFSLIELLVVIVVIGILGSLIIGAVQHVRTMSKRVASTSNLRSIGQGFGFYLADNNNTYFGAGPGSGASGPTYEARGYYRWPQRLGPYMNLEGEILNLTTSEGDTVQVLANAYRHAVFHTPFTDERHWKQGDDIGKNSTMGIYGINTKIAIGANRDGLNITGVHALDIRNPSRTILMGEHFAGPEYTGESVSTAGVELHRSGPYPDRSNGLASNTLGGSSDTGPTMILFADGHVESIEISELDPWPDTEANRTGITFLP, encoded by the coding sequence ATGATGAAAATACCCCGCATAGAGAACGACTCCCATCCGCTTGACCGGAACGCCCCTTCCGGCTTTTCCCTCATTGAGCTACTGGTTGTCATCGTCGTGATCGGCATCCTCGGCTCACTCATCATCGGTGCCGTGCAACACGTGCGCACCATGTCCAAGCGCGTGGCATCGACCAGCAACCTGCGCTCGATCGGCCAGGGCTTCGGTTTTTACCTGGCTGACAACAACAACACCTACTTCGGAGCCGGCCCCGGCTCGGGGGCCTCTGGCCCGACCTACGAAGCCCGCGGCTACTACCGGTGGCCGCAACGCCTGGGGCCGTACATGAATCTGGAAGGGGAGATTCTCAACCTGACGACCTCGGAAGGTGACACCGTGCAGGTGCTTGCGAACGCCTACCGCCACGCCGTCTTTCACACCCCCTTTACTGACGAGAGACACTGGAAGCAGGGCGATGATATCGGAAAAAATTCGACGATGGGTATTTACGGCATCAACACGAAAATCGCCATCGGCGCCAACAGAGACGGCCTGAACATCACCGGCGTCCATGCGCTCGATATCCGTAACCCTTCGCGAACAATCCTGATGGGCGAACACTTTGCCGGGCCGGAATACACGGGCGAATCAGTCAGCACCGCGGGCGTCGAACTCCACCGTTCCGGCCCCTATCCCGACAGAAGCAACGGACTTGCCTCAAACACCCTCGGGGGCAGCAGCGACACCGGACCGACCATGATTCTGTTCGCGGATGGCCATGTCGAAAGCATTGAAATTTCCGAGTTGGACCCCTGGCCAGATACTGAAGCTAACCGGACCGGCATCACCTTCCTGCCCTGA
- a CDS encoding sulfatase gives MSNNRFLGIIPSVATILCAAPIALLQAQGNEQTAPNVLFIAIDDLRPELGAYGNKEIQSPNIDRLAADATLFNQAYSQVPVCGASRSSMLSGMLPTAKRFTAFDSRADEDAPGMPTLPAWFKEHGYTTYSNGKIFHNRNDSTDGWSRPAWMPSISHGAMLNPESKKHLGGVRNRGPFYERAEVEDSAYFDGQVLDKSLADLKELSAAGKPFFLAVGFIRPHLPFYAPAQDWDAFDEGSISLAVNRELPAGSPESLTPSNEIQFYGDHGIPYNSELWHQTAKHGYYACVRYVDRLVGKLLDALEATGQADNTIIVLWGDHGWLLGEHNVWGKLILLPEALRVPLLIRAPGRAPAQSDEVVEAVDIYPTLCGLAGLPVPQHLQGQDLFGPSANTGRQDSGYAYSRMFNGDAVSTERYVYARYNKAGKVEELLLDREQDPLGRKNLTTDSAYAAELNTLRQALDDQMQRAK, from the coding sequence ATGTCTAATAACAGATTTCTCGGGATCATCCCCTCGGTGGCCACGATCCTCTGCGCAGCCCCGATAGCCCTGCTGCAGGCACAGGGCAATGAGCAGACTGCCCCCAACGTGCTCTTCATCGCCATCGACGATCTCCGGCCCGAGTTGGGAGCCTATGGCAACAAGGAGATACAGTCACCCAACATTGATCGGCTGGCCGCCGATGCGACGCTGTTCAATCAGGCCTACAGCCAGGTGCCGGTCTGCGGAGCCTCACGCTCAAGCATGCTGAGCGGAATGCTTCCAACGGCAAAGCGCTTCACTGCTTTCGACTCGCGCGCCGACGAGGACGCCCCCGGCATGCCCACGCTTCCGGCATGGTTCAAGGAGCATGGCTACACCACGTACAGCAACGGGAAAATTTTTCACAACAGGAACGATTCAACCGACGGCTGGTCACGGCCCGCCTGGATGCCCTCCATCAGCCACGGCGCCATGCTCAATCCCGAGAGCAAGAAGCACCTCGGCGGAGTCCGTAATCGCGGCCCGTTTTACGAACGCGCCGAAGTCGAGGACTCGGCCTACTTCGACGGACAAGTTTTGGACAAATCCCTCGCGGACCTCAAGGAACTCTCCGCCGCCGGGAAACCCTTCTTCCTCGCAGTCGGCTTCATCCGTCCGCACCTCCCCTTCTACGCTCCCGCACAGGATTGGGATGCCTTTGACGAGGGCTCGATTTCACTGGCCGTCAACCGGGAGCTACCCGCCGGCTCACCTGAATCCCTTACTCCCTCGAACGAAATCCAGTTCTACGGCGACCACGGCATCCCCTACAACAGTGAGCTGTGGCACCAGACGGCCAAGCACGGCTACTACGCCTGCGTCCGCTACGTGGACCGGCTGGTCGGCAAACTCCTCGACGCACTCGAAGCAACCGGACAGGCCGACAACACAATCATCGTGCTCTGGGGTGACCACGGATGGCTCCTCGGCGAGCATAATGTCTGGGGCAAGCTCATCCTACTCCCCGAGGCGTTGCGGGTTCCGCTTCTCATCCGCGCCCCCGGGCGCGCCCCGGCCCAGTCAGATGAGGTCGTGGAGGCGGTCGATATTTACCCGACCCTCTGCGGGTTGGCCGGGCTTCCCGTCCCGCAGCACCTTCAGGGGCAGGACCTCTTTGGGCCGAGCGCGAATACCGGACGCCAGGATTCCGGATACGCCTATTCGCGCATGTTCAACGGGGACGCCGTCTCAACCGAACGTTATGTCTACGCCCGTTACAACAAGGCTGGCAAGGTCGAGGAACTACTGCTCGACCGGGAGCAAGATCCCCTCGGACGCAAGAACCTGACAACCGACTCTGCTTACGCAGCCGAGCTGAATACTCTGCGCCAGGCACTCGACGACCAAATGCAACGGGCCAAATAG
- a CDS encoding AraC family transcriptional regulator, translated as MKDFDTKSAKLVFAGIHRKADNVREHAHDCLELILINKGSCVVTTGGNSLHAREGDMLMIPARLVHDQVSDGYIDTVYCGLHEPRALGLSEPQVVHLDNTSFIAASMQLLASISLTQMDASPPATEHLLAAMLEELNHQRAMSQFLVQMPARLRAALRFIQENLDQPLTIDSLAGEVCVSPGNLHMMFRKHLNTSPMNYILDLRMQTARTILQTPYLSVKEVSAICGYADVNHFVRTFRRVHGAPPGQWRDSQN; from the coding sequence TTGAAAGACTTCGACACCAAGTCGGCCAAACTGGTCTTCGCAGGTATCCACCGCAAGGCAGACAACGTGCGGGAACACGCGCACGACTGCCTGGAACTGATCCTGATAAACAAAGGATCGTGCGTCGTCACCACAGGTGGCAACAGCCTGCACGCGCGCGAGGGCGACATGCTCATGATACCCGCCCGCCTCGTCCATGACCAGGTCTCCGACGGGTACATTGATACGGTTTACTGCGGCTTGCATGAACCGCGCGCGCTCGGCCTGTCCGAGCCCCAGGTCGTCCATCTGGACAACACCTCCTTCATCGCCGCCAGCATGCAGTTGCTAGCCTCGATATCCCTCACCCAGATGGACGCCTCCCCCCCGGCCACCGAGCACCTGCTCGCAGCCATGCTGGAGGAGTTGAACCATCAGCGGGCGATGAGCCAGTTCCTCGTCCAGATGCCGGCCCGCCTGCGGGCCGCGCTTCGATTCATTCAGGAGAACCTGGATCAGCCGCTCACAATCGACTCACTGGCCGGCGAAGTCTGCGTCAGCCCCGGAAACCTGCACATGATGTTCCGCAAGCATCTTAACACCAGCCCGATGAACTACATACTCGACCTGCGCATGCAGACCGCGCGCACGATCCTGCAAACGCCTTATCTGTCGGTCAAAGAAGTCTCGGCTATTTGCGGCTACGCTGACGTCAACCACTTCGTGAGAACGTTTCGCCGGGTACACGGAGCCCCTCCCGGGCAATGGCGGGACAGCCAGAACTAA
- a CDS encoding exo-alpha-sialidase has protein sequence MIHACPLSFVLAGLLPCLSVAAANPRSGEVASWDFEGEVSGLPVQAGSAPSELDISGGVLHLDNEGLSDSRGVALVIADAPVLTGHDNDGSGYGSLIIEADVLLGSSGKQAQLVRKTDGEIGYQLYLREDGKVGFMIRTPKGSMRLTSKNKIPADGEWHHIEAMWDKSQWLYNAQLAVDGVVSWASAPEMGTLTDTAAPLTIGGYYRAEGNIGQRFDGKLDNVRLYVNQPERFKVSGRPNTDIGSETGEHLLDQPGLLSAEFVYDNAPTPECHAGTLAQREDGTVVAAWFGGTREGHIDSGIWQSEFDGMEWSQPREVAHATYPNNTLSASFNPVLFQYPDGGPMLLFYLGGKFDMSFLMTSEDGGESWSEPQRLPPGVRGASKNKPVLLQDGTLICPDNSGNRMSFDRTKDFGKTWLPAAMTPKSEIDAIQPTILTHRDGRLQALARSHTGVIVQSWSNDNGVTWSAPEKTSLPNNYSGIDAVTLKDGRHLLIYNHSGIPKGKWGGPRTPLNIAVSEDGNTWYAALVLEDEPGEFSYPVVIQDEDGIVHALYTWNRVRMKHAEIDPGALVLREIKDGVWPTGADG, from the coding sequence ATGATCCATGCTTGTCCCCTGTCGTTTGTCCTGGCCGGTCTGTTGCCTTGCCTGAGTGTGGCCGCAGCCAATCCCCGAAGCGGGGAGGTCGCGTCCTGGGATTTTGAAGGCGAGGTTTCCGGGCTTCCGGTGCAAGCTGGCTCAGCGCCATCCGAACTGGACATCAGCGGCGGCGTACTTCACCTGGACAATGAGGGGCTTTCGGATTCCCGGGGCGTGGCTCTGGTTATCGCTGATGCGCCTGTATTGACCGGGCATGACAACGATGGAAGTGGCTACGGGTCGTTGATTATCGAAGCCGATGTCCTGCTCGGCAGCAGTGGGAAGCAAGCTCAGCTCGTGCGCAAAACCGATGGCGAGATCGGATACCAGCTTTACTTGCGTGAGGACGGCAAGGTCGGATTTATGATCCGGACGCCAAAAGGCTCGATGCGCCTGACAAGTAAAAACAAGATCCCGGCCGACGGAGAGTGGCACCACATTGAGGCGATGTGGGACAAGAGTCAATGGCTCTACAATGCGCAACTCGCGGTGGATGGCGTGGTTTCGTGGGCTTCCGCTCCCGAGATGGGAACGCTGACCGATACCGCAGCCCCCCTGACGATTGGCGGGTATTACCGCGCGGAGGGAAACATCGGGCAGCGCTTTGATGGCAAGCTTGATAATGTCCGGCTTTACGTTAACCAACCCGAGCGTTTCAAAGTCAGTGGCCGTCCGAATACCGACATTGGCAGCGAGACCGGCGAACACTTGCTGGACCAGCCGGGATTGCTGTCCGCTGAGTTCGTCTATGATAACGCGCCGACTCCGGAATGCCATGCCGGGACACTCGCGCAGCGGGAGGATGGCACGGTCGTGGCGGCCTGGTTCGGAGGAACACGCGAAGGCCATATCGACTCCGGCATCTGGCAGAGCGAATTTGACGGGATGGAATGGAGTCAGCCGCGCGAAGTCGCCCATGCCACTTATCCGAACAACACCCTCAGCGCGAGTTTCAACCCCGTCCTGTTCCAGTATCCGGATGGAGGGCCAATGCTGCTTTTTTATCTGGGGGGAAAGTTCGATATGAGCTTTTTAATGACGAGCGAGGATGGCGGCGAGAGCTGGAGCGAGCCGCAGCGTCTGCCGCCGGGCGTGCGTGGAGCCAGCAAGAACAAACCCGTTTTGCTTCAGGACGGAACGCTGATTTGCCCGGATAATTCCGGCAACCGGATGAGCTTTGACCGGACAAAAGATTTCGGAAAAACCTGGCTGCCTGCCGCCATGACACCGAAGAGTGAGATCGACGCGATTCAGCCGACCATTCTGACTCACCGTGACGGCCGGCTTCAGGCGCTGGCGCGCTCTCACACAGGAGTGATTGTACAAAGCTGGTCGAACGACAACGGTGTGACCTGGTCGGCACCGGAAAAAACGAGCCTGCCCAACAACTATTCCGGCATCGACGCCGTAACGCTTAAGGACGGCCGCCACCTGCTCATTTATAACCACAGCGGCATCCCCAAGGGGAAGTGGGGCGGCCCCCGCACACCACTGAACATCGCGGTCTCCGAAGACGGTAATACCTGGTACGCGGCGCTTGTACTGGAGGATGAGCCAGGGGAATTCTCCTACCCCGTTGTCATTCAGGATGAGGACGGCATTGTCCACGCGCTCTACACCTGGAACCGTGTCCGTATGAAGCATGCGGAAATCGACCCCGGGGCGCTGGTTCTGCGTGAGATTAAAGACGGAGTCTGGCCGACGGGCGCGGACGGTTGA